The window ATTATACCAAACGGACCAACATACTTTGTAAATACTGCTTCCAGACCGTAATTGGTTGCTGCACCAAAATTCTGTGGCAAAAGCATCAGTTCGGTAATGCCAATTTTAGTGGCCACCAAAGAATTTCTTCCTGTTGCTGCGAATTCAATTGGATCTTGAATTTGTTTATAAAATGCGCCCAGCAATACCTGATCAGCATTTTTTGCAGAAAACAGTTCATATTTTAAATCGAAATTATCAGCAGTTGAATGGTTTAAACCCGCCGGATTACCTGATTCTTTAAATACTTCTCCCTGCTGCCCGTCGGGAATTAGCTCTGCAAATGCCGGTCTGGCTAAAGCCCGGTAATAGGATAGCCTAAAATTCTGATCTTGGTTTAAGCTATACTTAAAAATTGCACTTGGCAGGAAATCGGTATACCAAATTTTACCGCTTTTAAAAGGTACAGAAGTAGGCAACTGCGTATCATAGTTTTGATCTGTATGCTCTATCCTTAAACCTCCTAAGGCTTCTAAGCGTGGGGTAAGTAGCCATTTACCTTGAATATAACCGGCAATAATATTCTCTTTAATGGTATAATTATTTCCACTTTCAGTAGAAAACAGCGCATCATCTGGCGTTTTAAAATTGAAAATGGCATTGTCAATTCCCGTATATACTTCGCCAACCAATGGCGACAAACTATAAGAATTATAATAATTTCCACGGGCTTTATTCCTTTCTACACCACCAGTTTTCAATTCAAATTTCCGGTTTAAAAGCTCAAAATTATTGGTAAAGTTTACATAAGCAGAATAATCGCGATCATCATTATGTGCCCAGGTTCTTTTCATTGGCTGTAATTTGTAATCACTCTTTGTAGCTGAGGAAGAAATGGGATACTCGTAGGTAAACTCTGCCTGATCAGGAATATGGTTATTCGCATCGGCATAAGCCAGAGACCAGTCTAACCTGCTATTTTTAGCCAATTGATGATTACCCTGAAGGGTAGAATTATAGATAGACTGATATTGCCACCTGCTTCTGCTAATGGCATCTACTAACGAGTTTAATGCAATGGTATCGCTGATTAAGCGGGTTTGATAATCATCTAACCGAACAAATACGTTAACTAAAGAAAGTTTATTTCTATCGTTTATTTTATAATCAAACTTATCGGTTACACCCAAACGTTTAATTTGTTGAGAATAGGAACGATCTTGCAATTCGATAAATTGGGGAACATTGTTAACAGCAGGTTGCGCATTGGGCAGAAAAAATGTCGAATTGTTACCTGTAAAGCTATTTTGATAGCTACCAGAAACAATAACACCAAACTTGTTATCTTTTCCAAAACGGGTACCGATAGCCAAACCTATATTCGTATTGATCGGGTTATCCCTTTTCCTATCGAACCTTAAATTATTTAGGGGAAAATCGGCTGGGGTAGCTCTGTAATTTACGCCATTTACTTCACTAGGTGCTTGTTTTGCAATGATAGTGGCATCGAAACCGACAAATGGACGATTG is drawn from Pedobacter sp. HDW13 and contains these coding sequences:
- a CDS encoding TonB-dependent receptor, with product MKYLYHLGSLLLLFLFMLFASNGYAQTIRGKVTDIVTKEPVIGASVFLKDNGKAVFVQLDGNYQLKNLKSGDYVLEIHYVSYKTKKLNISLKQNQSLNLNVELESSVEELNTINVAGEEQSGDKRSRTLEKNANQLVNIISAKNIELSPDITVANVMQRVSGVTIERSSSGEGRYPIIRGMEKRYINTLVNGVKIPSPDNKNRFIPLDLFPAELLERVEVSKTLIPAMEGDAIGGTINLVMKDAPNKTLFNVNFNQGYNTVFHNRPFVGFDATIIAKQAPSEVNGVNYRATPADFPLNNLRFDRKRDNPINTNIGLAIGTRFGKDNKFGVIVSGSYQNSFTGNNSTFFLPNAQPAVNNVPQFIELQDRSYSQQIKRLGVTDKFDYKINDRNKLSLVNVFVRLDDYQTRLISDTIALNSLVDAISRSRWQYQSIYNSTLQGNHQLAKNSRLDWSLAYADANNHIPDQAEFTYEYPISSSATKSDYKLQPMKRTWAHNDDRDYSAYVNFTNNFELLNRKFELKTGGVERNKARGNYYNSYSLSPLVGEVYTGIDNAIFNFKTPDDALFSTESGNNYTIKENIIAGYIQGKWLLTPRLEALGGLRIEHTDQNYDTQLPTSVPFKSGKIWYTDFLPSAIFKYSLNQDQNFRLSYYRALARPAFAELIPDGQQGEVFKESGNPAGLNHSTADNFDLKYELFSAKNADQVLLGAFYKQIQDPIEFAATGRNSLVATKIGITELMLLPQNFGAATNYGLEAVFTKYVGPFGIMANYTFTKSKITSDKLQVYRNDAGQIVSEILSETRPLQGQSEHVGNLSLLYKNPEIGLDVQAAFVYTGRRISLVSPYYGLDYWQAPTQQLDFSIEKKLSKAFSVYGKANNLTNAPFILEIHQSYNSYLQAPGSRPLNLQSDPDNKIIVQKDFFKPSFLLGLRYKL